Proteins encoded by one window of Glycine soja cultivar W05 chromosome 15, ASM419377v2, whole genome shotgun sequence:
- the LOC114385660 gene encoding mitogen-activated protein kinase 19-like, producing the protein MQQDQLKKDMKEVEFFTEYGDANRYKILEVVGKGSYGVVCSAIDTHTGGKVAIKKIHDIFEHISDAIRILREVKLLRLLRHPDIVEIKRIMLPPSKREFKDIYVVFELMESDLHQVIKANDDLTREHHQFFLYQMLRAMKYMHTANVYHRDLKPKNILANANCKLKVCDFGLARVAFSDAPTTTFWTDYVATRWYRAPELCGSFFSKYTPAIDIWSIGCIFAEVLTGKPLFPGKSVVHQLDLITDLLGTPPPETIAGVRNDKARKYLMEMRKKSPVPFEQKFPNADPLALRLLQRLLAFDPKDRPTAQEALADPFFKGLAKVEREPSCQPISRLEFEFERRRVTKDDVRELIYREILEYHPQLLKDYMNGTEGTHFLYPSAIDQFRKHFAYLEENHGKSGPVIPPERKHVSLPRSTVHSSTIPPSTQPSFTSYENKHMAEEASKVTRSVESNSGSQLRSSRPPPRVPAAKPGRIVGPVLHYDNGRTLKDTYDQRIFYRNTLPQAVSPHCFHRVQQPTITKTTSETYKNIPQGKHQLPSQQCSMPARPTIDLNTNPYYQQGKSDHLNDPVASIDAKLLQAQSQFGGVGAAAVAVAAHRHSGSFQYGLS; encoded by the exons atgcAGCAAGATCAGCTCAAGAAG GATATGAAGGAGGTAGAGTTTTTCACTGAGTATGGCGATGCCAACAGATACAAGATTCTTGAAGTTGTTGGGAAGGGTAGCTATGGAGTTGTTTGTTCAGCAATCGATACACACACTGGGGGAAAGGTTGCAATTAAGAAGATTCATGATATTTTTGAACATATCTCTGATGCCATTAGAATCCTCAGGGAAGTCAAGTTGCTAAGACTTTTAAGACACCCTGATATTGTTGAGATTAAGCGGATCATGTTGCCGCCTTCAAAGAGGGAgtttaaagatatttatgtaGTCTTTGAGCTTATGGAGTCTGATCTCCATCAGGTCATCAAAGCTAATGACGACTTGACCCGCGAACACCATCAGTTTTTTCTTTATCAGATGCTACGTGCAATGAAGTATATGCATACAG CTAATGTATATCACAGAGACCTTAAGCCCAAGAATATACTGGCAAATGCAAACTGCAAACTCAAAGTTTGTGATTTTGGATTGGCTAGAGTTGCATTCAGTGATGCCCCAACAACAACTTTTTGGACg GATTATGTTGCTACAAGATGGTACAGAGCCCCAGAACTATGTGGCTCCTTCTTTTCAAAG TATACACCAGCAATTGATATATGGAGCATTGGATGCATTTTTGCAGAGGTGTTGACAGGAAAGCCACTGTTTCCTGGTAAAAGTGTCGTGCATCAATTAGATTTGATTACTGATCTTCTTGGGACACCACCACCTGAAACTATTGCAGGA GTTCGAAATGACAAGGCAAGGAAGTACTTGATGGAAATGCGGAAGAAATCTCCTGTGCCATTTGAACAGAAATTTCCGAATGCGGATCCATTGGCACTTCGCCTATTGCAAAGACTTTTAGCATTTGATCCAAAGGATCGACCAACTGCTCAAGAG GCACTAGCTGATCCCTTCTTTAAGGGTTTGGCCAAAGTTGAGAGAGAACCTTCTTGTCAGCCAATTTCAAGATTAGAATTTGAGTTTGAGAGGAGACGAGTGACAAAAGATGATGTTAGGGAGCTAATATATCGGGAAATATTGGAATACCATCCCCAGTTGCTTAAAGATTACATGAATGGAACTGAAGGCACTCACTTCCTTTACCCTAG TGCAATAGATCAATTCAGAAAGCACTTTGCTTATCTTGAGGAAAATCATGGTAAAAGTGGCCCAGTGATACCTCCAGAAAGGAAGCATGTCTCCCTTCCAAG GTCCACTGTTCACTCTAGTACAATTCCTCCTAGTACACAACCATCTTTTACTTCATACGAGAACAAGCATATGGCAGAAGAGGCATCAAAGGTTACGAGATCAGTAGAATCAAATTCCGGAAGTCAATTAAGGAGTTCGCGACCTCCGCCAAGAGTGCCAGCAG CCAAACCAGGTCGAATCGTAGGGCCAGTTTTGCACTATGACAATGGGAGAACCTTAAAAGACACTTATGACCAAAGGATCTTCTACCGAAACACGCTTCCTCAAGCCGTCTCTCCACACTGTTTCCATAGGGTGCAGCAACCTACTATCACAAAAACTACTTCAGAAACATACAAGAATATCCCCCAAGGCAAACATCAACTCCCATCCCAACAGTGTAGCATGCCAGCTAGACCAACTATTGATCTAAATACCAACCCATACTACCAACAGGGAAAGAGTGATCACTTAAATGATCCTGTTGCTTCCATTGATGCAAAACTACTGCAGGCACAATCTCAATTTGGTGGAGTTGGTGCTGCAGCAGTAGCTGTTGCTGCTCACAGGCATTCAGGGAGCTTTCAGTATGGATTGTCATAG